The Hymenobacter swuensis DY53 genome includes the window GCCCTATTTTCAGGCTTCATTTTAACCGGGACAAAGGGCTGTATGCAGGAAAACGGGCCTTGCACGTAGTAAATCCCAGGAATAGCGGCTGCATAACCATAACAAGCAAATATTTTTGCTTGGGAAGAAGCTCCTTGTGGGGGGACATGTCGTTAACTTTCCTATCCTTACCCCACGATGAAACTGCTATTCTGGATACTGGGCCTGGGGGCGGCGCTGTACGTGGCGGTGTGCGTGCTGCTGTATTTTCAGCAGGAGCGGCTGCTGTTCTTCCCTACCAAACTGCCTGCCGATTATCGTTTCCGGTTCAACAACCGCTTTGAGGAGCGGTGGATTCCGATGGCCGACGGCACCCGCCTGCACAGCCTGCTGTTCCCGGCCGATTCCGCTTCCAAAGGCCTCATTTTCTACCTGCACGGCAACGGCGGGGCGCTGGATAGCTGGGGCGAGGTGGCGGCCACTTATACCCGGCTGGGCTACAGCGTGTTCCTGCTCGACTACCGGGGCTACGGTAAAAGCGGCGGCCGCATCAGCAGCCAGGCGCAGTTGCTCGCCGACGTGGACATGGCCTACCAACAACTCACCCACGAATTCCCGGAAGCCCAAACCGTACTGCTGGGCTACTCGCTGGGCACCGGGCCGGCGGCGTGGCTGGCTGCCCGGCACCACCCACGCATGCTGGTGCTACAGGCCCCGTACGCCAGTATGCGGGCCATGGCGCGCCAGCACTATCCCTGGGTGCCGCCCTTCATTGTGCGTTACCCGCTGGCCACCGACGAGGTGCTGCCCCGCGTATCGGCCCCCATCGTCATTTACCACGGCGACCGGGACGAGGTTATCAGCCCCCAATCCACTCAGCGGCTCAAAGCGACGCTGAAGCCCCGTGACCAGTTTATCACGCTGCCCGGCGCGGGCCACAACGACATGACTGACAACCTGGTATACCAACAGGCAATGCGCCGGATTCTGACGGCACTGTAAGCTCTCCGAATAGCAGCTTGTGGGAAGCGGCAGGAATTTACTGTAGTTTGACGGCCATGCTCCGACCCTTTTCTTTCCCACAGTGGCTGCTGGCTTTTGCGCTGGTTTTTGGTAACCTGACTGCTCCTGCTCAGCAGCGCAGACTCAATGTAAAGCAGGAATTTGCCCGCGCTGGTCAGCAACTCACCCGGCTCCTCCAGACTCACCCCGACAGCACCCGGTTTCCTTATTCCAGTCAGCCTACTGGCCAGTTGAAAGACACGCCTTCGGGGTGGTGGACCAGCGGGTTTTTCGGGGGTACGCTGTGGTACATGTACGAGTACACCAAACAACCCCAGTGGCAGCAGGCTGCCAACCGTTGGACGATGGCCATGGCCCGGGAACAGACCAATACCAGCACCCACGATTTGGGTTTCATGCTGTACTGCCCCTTCGGCAACGGCCTGCGCCTTACCAAGAACCCGGCCTACCAACCGGTATTACTGAACGGGGCCCAGTCCCTGGCCACGCGCTTCACGCCGGAAGTAGGGTTGATTAAGTCGTGGAACGAGTTTCAGGGCTACCAGTACCCGGTTATCATCGATAATATGATGAACCTGGAGCTGCTGTGCTGGGCCGCCCGCACCAGCGGTGACTCCACCCTGCGCCGCCTCAGCATTACCCACGCCGATAATACGCTCAAGCACCACTTCCGGCCCGATGGCAGCACTTACCACGTTGTGTGTTACGATGCGCAGGGCCAGCCATTGGCCAAGAAAACCGCCCAGGGTGCAGCCGATAACTCGGCGTGGGCGCGGGGCCAGGCCTGGGCGATATATGGTTACACGGCGTTGTACCGCGACACCCGGCTGACCCGCTACCGGGAGCAGGCCCGCAAATCTGCCGACTTCTTCCTTAACCACCCCAACCTGCCCGCCGACAAGATTCCGTACTGGGATTTCAATGCCCCCGGTATTCCCCGGGAGGAGCGCGACGCCTCTGCCGCCGCTATTGTGGCCTCGGCCCTGCTGGAACTGCAGCAATACTGCCCGGCCGCCGAGGCCAGACGCTACCGCCAGGCTGCCGAGCAGATGCTGGTGAGTTTGAGTAGCCCGGCCTACCGGGCCACTTTGGGGGAAAACAACAACTTCCTGCTAAAGCATTGCGTGGCGCACAAACCAGCCAATACTGAAGTAGATGCCCCGCTGACGTACGCTGATTACTACTACCTCGAAGCCCTGCTACGCTACGACCGGTTGAAGTAGCATTGTCCGAACTGGCCGTACTATCCCTATTTTCGCGGTCCGTTCTGCTCCTCACCATGTACCCTGCCCCACCGAAAGTTGCCGTTTGCCTACTCCTTGCCCTGTGTGCCAGTGGGAGCCGAACGGCGCAGGCCCAAACCAACGCCATACCCGACCATAACTGGGGTACCTGGCATATTGCCACGGTGATTCTGCCGGCCGGCCCGAAGCACTGGGGCGGGTACGCCGAAGCCCAGACCCGTGCCAACGGCCTGCTCCGGCAGTATTTCTACACGGAACTGAAAGGCGGCGTGAGCTACGATGTAGCCAAAAACTTTACTCTAATGCTGGCCGGCGGCCGCTACTCCACCGCCGACTACCGCGACCTAAGCGACGGGCCGCTGAACGTGGAAAAGCGCCTGTGGCAACAGCTCACGTTCACGCACTTGGCGGCCCGCCTCAAAATGGAGCACCGCTACCGCGTGGAGCAACGCTGGTTTAATTTCCGGGACGATGTAGTGCCCGCCGGCTCGTTTCGGTACCGGAACCGGCTGCGCTACCGCTTCAATGCCTTTCTGCCGCTCAATCATCCCACCGTCGCCGACAAAACGGCCTTTCTCTCAGTATACGACGAGGTATTCTTTAACCCACGTGGCCCATTTTTCGAGCGCAACCGGGTATATGCTGGCATGGGCTACCAGTTTGACCAGCATTGGACAATACAGGCCGGGTGGGTGAATCAGGCCAACTATACGGCCGCCAGTTACCGCCAGAACATTTTCACGCCCCAAACAACTGCCACTAAAAACAACGTGGTTCTGTCCGTCATGTACCGCATCAGCCGGGGCAATGCGGCCGGGCCTACACCCGAGCACATTCCATCCCAACCCGACTAGGCAGCAACGGGTACCAGATGCAGCGTGAGCGTGTGGCGGGCCTCGCCGGAATACAGCATGTGCAGCTCCAGCGTAAGGTGCTGGCTGGTGAGGGTTTTAATAAGCAGGTGCAGGGCCGCTTCGTTGCCGGCTTGCACAATTTTGCCGGCCTGCTTTATCCAGCGGAGCGCAGGTGACGCCAATTCGGGCGTCTGGTTGAGGAAGCTGAAGTCAAACACCACGCCTTCGCCCATACTCCAGTAGCCCTGAAATGGCTGAGGGCCGGCCTCAATGCGCACTGTTTTCCAAACTCGACAAAGTACTTGTTCTTCCATACGCCGTTATTTGCCCAGGCCCACCCAGCCGCGCTGCATGGCATAGTACAAAGCCGTACCCACCAACAGGCCCACAAGGTAACCATACGGTAGCCCGCTACACAGCAAACCCACCAATAAAGCCAGCAGCAAACCGGTGCGGGACTCGCTGATGTCGCGCAGCAGGGTAGCCAGCGTCAGGGCCTCGAACAGGAGCAGTACGCCCAATACCGGCAGCGGAAAAATCTGCACGATTTGCTGGAAGCCCTGGCTGAATCCTAGTCCCAGCACCAGAAACAGCCCGCCATACAGCACCACCGAGCCGCCCGTGCGCCCGCCAAACGTGTAGTGCCCCACCATACCGCCCGAGCCGTGGCACACCGGAAACCCGCCCAGAAACGGGTTCACCAGGTTCATAAGCGCATACGTGAAGCTTATCTGCCGCACCGTGAGGGGCCGTTCGGGAAAGTAATCTTCCACCACCTGTCGGGTAGCCAGCACCGAGTTGCCCAGGGAAAGCGGAATCTGGGGCAGGGCCAGCAGCACCGCGCCGGTGGTAATATCGGCCCACTGCGGAACGTGCCAAGTAGGCAAGTGCAGCGCAATTGCCCGTTGGGCAGTAGCAAAATCGAGCTTGAACAGCAGGCCGTAGCTAACCCCCAGCGCCAGCACCACCAGCGCGGCTGGCCAGCGCCGGTTACCCAGCAGCACCACCGTCACCAGAAACGCCGCCGCCGCCAGCGCGAAGCCTGCTACTCCATCGGCGGGTACGTATTCTTTGAGAGCCAGGGTAGCCAACTGCAACGCCAGCCCAAACTGAATTCCGCGGATAACGGGCTTGGGTACCAATCGCGCCAGGGCATCAATGAGGCCGGTTACGGAAAGCAGCAACATGCCCACCCCGATAGCTAGGCCGCCGCCAAAGATGATGCGGCCGGGAATTTTCTGGGCAATGACCAGCGCGGCAAACGCCTTCAGGGGCTGCACCGGCATAGGCATGCCGTACCACAGTCCCGAAAATATCTGCATCAGCCCGAACATAATCAGCACGCCCGCACTGTCCATACCTGAGGCCGCGATGATGCCGATAAGCAGCGGCAAATCGGTACCCAGGTCGCCAAAGGCTCCGGCCAACTCATTTCTGTCGAAGCGAATACGCGGACGGGCCGAAGGCGTAGCGGTAAGCGGCATGCGGTGGATGTACTGATTATTGATGTATAGAGGCGGCGACGAATTATTTCGCGGGCTAGCGCCTGAGAACAGTGTTACCGCGTCAGGCCGCAAGAGTACTTTCGGGCCCGGTCTGACGTTATTTCTGCTTTAGCAGCACAGCCAAAGTTACCCCAGCACTTCGTTCTTCACTTCACTCTCCCAGGCCAGCATACCACCCTCCAGATTCAGCAGGTTGGTGAGGCCGAAGTTGGTTTGCAGGCGTTCTACGGCCTGAGCACTACGGGCGCCGCTGCGGCAGTACACCACCACTGGGTGCTGCTTGGGCAAGGTGGCCACGCCCTTTTCCAGGCTGCTCAGGGGCAGCAGCGTGGCCCCGGGCAGGTGGCCGACCGCATATTCGTGGGGCTCGCGCACATCCAGCAGGAACGGCGGATGAGTTGAAGTCAGCCGCTCGTGCAGTTCGGTTACGGAGATGCTGGTAACGCCCGCCCCGCACAAATCGGCGTAGTCGGCGGTATTGGCGGTGTCGAGCGTAAGGGCGGCCTGCTCGGGGCGGCGGGTAAACTTCAGGGTGCGGGTCTGGAAGGTGAGGGCATCGAACAGCCAGAGCCGGCCGCTGAGCACCTCCCCAATACCCAGAATCACTTTGAGGGCCTCCGTGGCCTGGGCCGTACCCATCAGTCCCGGCAGCACCCCAAGCACGCCGGTAGCGTCGCAGTTGGGCGCTTCGGTGGCCGAGGGGGGCTGCGGGAACAGGCAGCGGTACGTAGGGCCGCCCTGGTAGTTGAACACCGAAACCTGCCCTTCAAACTTATAGATAGCCCCAGAAATCAGCGGCTTGTTGTAGCTCACACAGGCATCATTGAGCAGGTAGCGGGTCGGGAAGTTGTCGGAACCGTCAATAACCAGATCATACCGGCTCACCAGTTCCCGCACGTTGCCCAGCGTGGCCCGGCAGTTATGCACCTCTATATTTACCAGCGGGTTGAGGCGGCGCAGGGCCTGGGCGGCGGTGGCGGCTTTGGGCTGACCCAGGTCGGCGGGGCCGTACAGAATCTGCCGCTGCAGGTTGCTGCGGTCCACTTTGTCGGCATCCACGATGCCCAGCGTGCCCACGCCGGCGGCGGCCAGGTACTGTAGAATGGGGCAGCCTAGGCCGCCGGCCCCCACCACCAGCACGCGGGCCGCCTTCATCTTCTCCTGGCCCGCCTCCCCGATTTCGGGCAGCTGCAGGTGACGGCGGTAAATCTGGCGTTCTTCGGAAGTGAGCATGGCAAAGGAAAGGTGAAGGCGTAAAGATGGGCCGCCGCCGCTGAACGGCCAGCAGTTGCCGCCGCAGGCATCGGCCGGGCCGGTTCTGCCGTAAGCACCGGGGGCGAGGAGTACGGGGCGCTCCGACAGCCTGCCAGTCCAGTCGGTGACGCGGCGTGCCAGGCTCTTCAAAACTCCCAACCTCTTCGGAAGGTTACTTAATATACAAGGCCGCGGCTTTAGTCCTGGCTTTATTGCTCCTTTCCCCTTACATCCTGCCTGCCGTGTCTGCTCCCGTTTTCCTGCCACCTACCAGTTACGACTACGTTACCGTGCACAAGGTGCAGGGCGAAACCGTGACCGAATCTTCCGATGTGCTGGCCGCCGAGGAGCCGCTGGAAATCCGCCTCGGCTACGGCCCCGCCGGCCAGCGCCAGCACCGCACCCTCAGCATCACGATGCGCACACCCGGCCACGATTTCGAGCTGGCGGCCGGCTTCCTGTTCACCGAAGGCATTATCCGTAGCCGCCAAGACTTGCAGGGCGTCATCTATTGCCCCGATGTAGAGAAGGAAGAAGAGCGCGAAAACGTGGTGCGCGCCGAGCTGGTCCCCACCGCCTCCCCCGATCTGCCGCGCCTGGAGCGTCACTTCTACACCAGCAGCAGCTGCGGCGTGTGCGGCAAAACCAGCATTGAGGCGGTGCACGCGGCGGCTTGCCCGGTGCTGCCCGCAGCGGGGCCCTACGTGCCGGCCGGCGTGCTGCACCAGCTGCCCGAGCGGCAGCGCGCCGCCCAGGACCTGTTCGAGCAAACCGGCGGCCTGCACGCGGCGGCCCTGTTTTCGCCGGAAGGCGAACTGCTGCTGCTGCGCGAAGACGTCGGCCGCCACAACGCCCTCGACAAAGTCATTGGCGCGGCGCTGTTCCAGGAGTTACTGCCGCTGCACAACGCCGTGCTGCTGGTCAGCGGCCGGGCCTCGTTCGAGCTAGTGCAGAAAGCGGCCGTGGCCGGCATTCCGGTGCTGGCCGCTGTGGGCGCCCCTAGCTCCCTGGCCGTCTCCGCCGCCCGCGACTTCGGCGTGACGCTCTGCGGCTTCGTGCGCCAGAACCGCTACAACATCTACTGCCACGACTGGCGGATTACGAAAGAGCTGTAGAGACGCGTATTCGCGTCTCCCCGTTGAACTACAGGAACCGCAACGTGCGTCTAAAAAGTGGCTTGAACAATGTATAGATGCGAATATGTGTCTATACATTGTTTAAGCCATGCAACATGTTATCTTACCCCCAATATGAAGCTTCGCCTTGAAGACAATATGCTGCGCCTGCGCCTGGACGAGCCGGAAGTAGCTGCCTTCCGGCAGCAGGGCCGGCTAGAAACGATAGTGCCCTTGGGCCTGACCGCCGCCGACTCCCTTACGTATACCCTCGAACGCGACTCTGCCACGCCAGTTTTGGCCGTGCGCCACGAGGCGGGCCGCGTACGGGTGCTGGTGCCGGCCACGGTGGCCGACGGCTGGACTTCCTCGGAAGCCATCAGCCTGCGCGGCACCCAGGAAGTTGCTGACAACCAAGTCGTCCATATCTTGGTAGAAAAGGACCTGGGCTGTAAACATTAGTCGCCCGCGCCGTTTTACCATTACCACCGCTTTAATCCCACTCCGCATGGAAGATTCCCCAAAATCCGACCCTACCCAGGCCGGCCACCAGCAGCAGCAAAAAGCGGAAAACGCCCCTAAAAGCGGCGAACGGAGCGACCAGGGCGAGGCTCCGGCTCCCGACCACTACCGCCCCGACCCCCAGAGTATGCGCGACGAAAGCAACATTACGCCACCCGAAGTGGCCAACGCCAAGTACACCAACCCCATTCTGGCTCAGCCGCCAGAGGCGCTGACCGGCCTGACGCTGGATGCCCCGGCCAAGATAGCGGCCGGCGTAACGGCCGTGCTCAAAAGCATGGAGTTCAGCTGGAAGGAAGGCGGCCTCGACCGGGGCACGCGCGGCCTGCTCAAGATGAACCAGAAGGACGGTTTCGACTGCTCCAGCTGCGCCTGGCCCGACCCCGACGACCACCGCTCGGTAGCAGAGTTCTGCGAGAATGGCGCCAAAGCCACCGCTTCGGATGCCGATGACAAGGCCGCCGGCCCCGAGTTCTTCGCCAAGCACAGTCTGGCTCAGCTTTCCCAGATGACGGACCGCGACCAGAACAACGCCGGCCGCCTCACGCACCCGATGGTAAAGCGCCCCGGCGACAACCATTACTCGCCCATTGCCTGGGCCGATGCCTTCAACATCATCGCCAAGGAGTTGAACGCGCTGGACTCGCCCGATGAGGCGCTGTTCTACACCTCGGGTAAAGTACCCAACGAGCCGGCCTTCCTGTTCCAGCTCTTCGCCAAGCAGTTCGGCACCAACAACCTGCCCGACTGCTCCAACATGTGCCACGAAAGCAGCGGCGCGGCCCTGAGCCCTACCCTAGGCTTAGGCAAAGGCTCCGTCACGCTCAACGACATCTACGAGGCTGAGGTCATTCTCATCATCGGCCAGAACCCGGGCACCAACCATCCGCGTATGCTGTCGGCCCTGCAGAAGGCCAAGAAGAACGGGGCCAAAATCATCAGCATCAACCCGCTGCTGGAAGCCGGCCTCAACCACTTCAAGAACCCGCAGGACTTCATGAACCCCTTCAAGGCGCTGGGCGCGTTGCTGGGCGACGGCACGCAAATCACCGACCTGTTCCTGCAGGTGCGCGTGGATGGCGACATGGCTCTGCTGCGCGGCATCATGAAGCACCTGTTCGAGGCCGAGGACCGCAACCCCGGCCAGGTGGTGGACCGCCCGTTCATCGACAAATATACCACCGGCTTCGAGTCGTTCGAGCAGAACATCCGTAACACGCCGTGGGAGGATATTGAGGAGCTGAGCGGCATTTCGCGGGCCCAGCTGCTGGAAGCGGCCAACATCATTGCCCCCAAGCAGAAGATTATCACCTGCTGGGCCATGGGTGTCACGCAGCAGCGCCAGGGCGTGCAGACGATTCAGGAAATCGTGAACCTGCAGCTCATGAAGGGTGCCATCGGCAAGCCCGGTGCAGGCACCTGCCCGGTGCGCGGCCACTCCAACGTGCAGGGCGACCGGACGATGGGCGTGTGGGAACAACCCACCAAGGAGTTTCAGGATGCACTGGGCAAGGAGTTCAACTTCCAGCCGCCCTACGAGCACGGCCTCGACGTAGTCGACTCCATCAAGGCCATGTACAAGGGCAAAACCAAGGTATACTTCAGCCTGGGCGGCAACCTGCTGGCCGCCGGTCCGGACACCGAAGTCATTGCTGAAGGCATGCGCAAGCAGAAACTCACGGTATTCGTGGGAACCAAGCTCAACCGTGGCCATCTCGTAACCGGCGAAACCAGCCTGCTGCTTCCCTGCTTCACCCACGCCGACGTGGATATGCAGAAGAGCGGCCACCAGATGACCAGCTGCGAAAACTCGATGGGTGTGGTGAGCCAGAACAAAGGCATTCTGGTGCCGCTGCCGGGTCAGATGATGAGTGAAGTGGCCATCCTGGCCGGTGTGGCTATTGCCACCCTGGGCGAGAAAACCAACATTGCCGACTGGGTGGCCATGACGGAGAACTACGACGTCATCCGCGACCATATCAGCCGCGTGATTCCGGGCTTCGAGAACTTCAACGAGAAGCTGCGCCGCCCCGGCGGGTTCTATCTGCCCAACGGCCCGCGCGAGCGGAAATTCACCACCAAAAACGGCAAGGCCAACTTCACCACCACCGAGTTCCAGAAGTACCAGCGCGAGCTGGAGCCCGGCCAGTTGGTGATGATGACCGTGCGCAGCCACGACCAGTTCAACACCACCATCTACGACTACAACGACCGGTACCGGGGCATTACAGGCGAGCGGCGCGTGCTGTTCATGAACGAGCAGGACATGGCTGAGCGCGGCCTTAAGGCTAAAGACCTGATTGACATCACCAGTCACTTCCTGGGCTCCACCCGCACTGTGGAGAAATTTCTGGCCGTTCCCTACGACATTCCGAAGGGCAATGTGGCCGCTTACTTCCCCGAGGCCAACCCGCTGGTGCCCATTGCTAGCGTCGCTAAAACCAGCAATACGCCCACCTCGAAGTACGTGGTAGTAACCGTAGTGCCCGCCCACAAAACTGTCGGCGCGCCTGTGGAACTACGAATGGCGGCCGAGGCGTAGAAACCGGTACCTTTGTATAACGAAAAACCCCGACCGTGTGAACAGTCGGGGTTTTTTATGCGCAATTTCCGAGCTTAGAACGGGTAGCCAATGGCAATGTTGAAGCGGCCTGTTTCGGAAGTTTTGTTGTAGATGATTTCGTTGGTGAGAGGGCTGCGGATTTCCGTGTTGGAATACGGCAGGCGCAACGGATAGGCATAATCGAAGCGAATCACGAAGAACTGCACATCAATGCGCAGGCCGGCTCCGGCACCTACGGCTAGTTCTTTCAGGAAGGTGTTGGGCGAAAACTGCCCGTTCTTACCATCGGGGTTACCTTCCGCGTCAATAGTCTGGCGGCTGGGGTCTTTGTTGATCAACCAGATATTACCCGCATCTACGAACAAAGCGCCCTTCACATACGGAAACAGATCCTGGCGGTACTCGGCATTGGCCTCAATGCGCATATCGCCCACCTGGTCGTAGAAGGAGCCGGTTTCGCTGGCGGCCGGCGAGCGGTAGGTGCCCGGCCCCAGGCCCCGGGCGGCAAAGGCCCGCACGCTGTTGGGACCCCCGATGCCATACTGCTTCAGGTAGGGCAACACGCTGGAGTTCTGGTACGGCAGGCCCACGCCCAGCAGCAGCCGCGTGGCAAACTTGTTGCCGCTGGTGGGGTTGGAACTGGTGCGGAAATAGTTGCGCAGTTCCAGATCTACCTTGGTGTATTGCGAGAACTGCTGGCTGAGCAGCGTGTAGGCCTGGCTGCCATCGGCATTGGTTACGCGGGGTTGGCCCGAGAGTGAGCTAAGCAAATACGCCAGGTTACCGGCCACCTCAATGCCGCCGCTGAAGTACAGCTGGTTCCGGCGCTGCTCCAAAGCCTGCTGGTTGTAGGTGTAGCGGTAGGAACTGGCCAGCACAAACTGCTGCCGGAACGAGTTGGCCAGAAATGGCCGCTCCTGCAGCAGGCGGCTGAATACGGCGCTGGTATCAGCCAGGCGCAGGTACTGGATGTCAATGGGCCGCAGCTCATGCTCGTTGGTGAGCTTGGTTTTCCAGCTGTAACCGTAATTCAGGTTGAAAGCCTGCTGGGTGAAGGCATCCAGCCGGGTTACCGATTTCACTCCCACGCCAAACGTGGTGCGGGGCTGGAAATCAGAGTTTTTCAGGCGAATGTCGAAAGGCGGCGTAATGAGGCGCGGCACCGACAGCTGGGCATCGGCCCCCAGCTCGTAGCTGGTCAGGCCAATGGTGTTGGCGTCGCTCAGCCGCTGGTTTTCGAAGGAACCCGTTACGTTTATCAGCAGTTGCTCGGCGCCGCGCAAGGCAGAACGGTTGCGAAACTGAATCCGGAAGCCCGGCCCGGTAAAGCCATTCGACTTGCTCACCAGCAGCACCTCCGCCCGCAGGCTTTTCTTGGGCACCTGCGTCATGCGCACGTAGGAGTTCAGGAAGCCATACCCCGCCGAGTCGGCCTTCTGGCGGGCGGGCCGGAACCCGATATCCACGTACTTGAAGGTACCCAGACTCATCAGGCGACTCAGCGTCTGATCCTGGCGGCGGCGGCGGTACACGCTGTCGGGGTACAGAAACACGGCGTTGGTAATGGCACTGGCCTTGAACACCTTTTCGTCGGGGTAGTAGATGTAGCCCTTGTAGTTCATGGGCCGCTCCGCCAGCGTGGTGTCGCTCAGCGAGTAGTCGGTATTGAGCCGGATACGGTTGAGTACGTAGGGCTTAGCCGCCCGCTCGGGCGTTTTTGCCTTGATTTTCAGGTACACGTTCACCTGATTGTTCAACGTGCTGTCTACCTGAAATAGGATGTAATCGGGCGAGAAATAGTAGTAGCCCTGGTTTTTGAGCGACGCATCAATGCGGGTCCGCTCATTGGTAAAGGTTTGCAGGTTGTACGCATCGCCCACCTTCAGCAACGAAGTAGACTCGGTGGCCCGCACGGCGCGGGCCAGCAGCGAGTCACCCTCGGGAAAATGAATTTCCTTGATGGTATAGGGCTGGCCCACCGTGGCCGTATAGTCTACGCTGGCGGCCTGGCCTTTGGTCTGGATGCGGCTGTGTACTACCGGCTGAAAGTAGCCATTGTTGTAGAGCCGGTTAGTCATCAGGCCCTTTACTTTCTGGGTATCTACCTGGCTCAACAGCACGGGTTTCTCGCCGTACTTATTGGCCAGCCAGTGGCCCAGCCCTTTAGTTTTGCCTTCGCCGAGGTGCCATAAATACAGCTTGGGCCGCATACCCAGAATGGAGGCATTGGGCTTGGGCGTGATAACCGAGGTCAGCTCGGTGGTAATTTCTGCCTCCCGGGGAATAGGGCTGGCCGATTTCATTTTCACGGTGCTGCCCGTGTAGAGCTTGCTGCCCGCCGGAATGTAGTTGAGGCCGGAGCAGGAAGCCAGCAACGCCAGCAACGACACGCCCGCTCCCCAGCCCCCGCCCCAACGGGCCGGCCGCATCGGCCGGCGTGGGTCAGCTGAAGCGTTGGTTTTCGGAAAGAAGGGCAGATGATGCAGCATGAATACCTGATTCAGAGAAGAAAAATAGCCGGCGACAACCTATGGAGCAGGCTGAAAACGGAGAACTAACGGCGCGTGGAATTGGGGCGGGCAGCCTGGCGGGCCGAGTCAGGACGCGCTGTTACGGGGCGGACACGGGTGGAATCGGGGCGGTTATTGGGGGCGGCGTTGGTAGAGTCGCGGCCGGCGCGGCGGTCCTGGCGGCGGCGGCGGCTTTCCAGCTTCACTTCCTCCTTCACGTTCTTATCGATGCCCTTGAACAGGTCAGCCAGCGTCTGGTAGTCGCGCTGGAAAATCAGCGAAGCCCCGGTCCGGACAAACTGCCCATCAATATCTCCATACGCGTTGTTGCGGAAGGCCCGCAGCCGAATCCGGCCGTTGGCCAGCACGTTGTATTCCACGCTCACATCCCCAGCAAAGGCACTGATACCGGCCTGGTTCTGGCCCTGCGAGGTCTGGTTGCCACCGCCCAGAGGCACATCGGTACCAAGGCGCACGGTGAGGCGGTTATTAAGCAGCTGCCGGCGCACGGCCACGTTCAGGTCGGTGCGGGTTTTCTCGGCCCCGCTGCTGAAGTCGGCGTAGGAATTCACGCCCAGTTCCACGCCCAGGTTGGAGAGGTAGGAGCCGGTGAGGTTGTTTAGCTGCTGGGTGAGAACCTGGCTGGCCGAGCCGCGCAGCTGGTCGGCCACAATGCTACCGCCGCTGCTGCGGAACGGGTCATCGGCCAGGAAGCGGTTCAGCACCAGCAGCGAAAACACCTGCTTGTTCATCTCACTTTCCTCGGAAGGCTGGCGCAGCTGCGTAAGGCGGGCCTCAATGGGGCCGCGCAAATCGGAGCGAGCTTCCTCGGGCAAGCGAATATCAAACCCGATAACGGGCTTCAGCAGCTCGCCGGTTACTTTCAGATCTACCTCAAACGGCAGCTGGTTGCGGCCAATGGCCGACAGCGTTTCATCGGCCAAGCCCTGGGAGGAAAGTAGCTCGGCGGGCGCAGCGCGCACGTTGTAAATGGCCGTCACGTTGGCCTGACCGTTGTACGGGTCGCCGCTCCAGGTGATGGAGGAGCCGGGCGCAATGTCGAATTCCCGCGACGCCAGATCATATAGGGACATCTGATACTTGCCCTGGGTCACGTCGAGGCGGCCGGTAAGGGTGATGTTACCGGCGGGGTCGATGGCCGTATTGAGCGTACCGTTGGCCTGCACTTTCAGGTTGTCGCCGGAAGCTTCATCAATTACAATCGTGAAGGGCGTATTGTCGGTCACCGTTACTACCGCCTGAATATCGTAGCCGGCAGCCGTCTGGGCCGTATCAAGGGCCAGCTGGCGGGTGAGCATCGTATCGATGGGCGCGCTTTTGTCCACGAATTCCACAATACCTTCGCGGGCTACTTCCACTG containing:
- a CDS encoding alpha/beta hydrolase, coding for MKLLFWILGLGAALYVAVCVLLYFQQERLLFFPTKLPADYRFRFNNRFEERWIPMADGTRLHSLLFPADSASKGLIFYLHGNGGALDSWGEVAATYTRLGYSVFLLDYRGYGKSGGRISSQAQLLADVDMAYQQLTHEFPEAQTVLLGYSLGTGPAAWLAARHHPRMLVLQAPYASMRAMARQHYPWVPPFIVRYPLATDEVLPRVSAPIVIYHGDRDEVISPQSTQRLKATLKPRDQFITLPGAGHNDMTDNLVYQQAMRRILTAL
- a CDS encoding glycoside hydrolase family 88 protein yields the protein MLRPFSFPQWLLAFALVFGNLTAPAQQRRLNVKQEFARAGQQLTRLLQTHPDSTRFPYSSQPTGQLKDTPSGWWTSGFFGGTLWYMYEYTKQPQWQQAANRWTMAMAREQTNTSTHDLGFMLYCPFGNGLRLTKNPAYQPVLLNGAQSLATRFTPEVGLIKSWNEFQGYQYPVIIDNMMNLELLCWAARTSGDSTLRRLSITHADNTLKHHFRPDGSTYHVVCYDAQGQPLAKKTAQGAADNSAWARGQAWAIYGYTALYRDTRLTRYREQARKSADFFLNHPNLPADKIPYWDFNAPGIPREERDASAAAIVASALLELQQYCPAAEARRYRQAAEQMLVSLSSPAYRATLGENNNFLLKHCVAHKPANTEVDAPLTYADYYYLEALLRYDRLK
- a CDS encoding DUF2490 domain-containing protein — translated: MYPAPPKVAVCLLLALCASGSRTAQAQTNAIPDHNWGTWHIATVILPAGPKHWGGYAEAQTRANGLLRQYFYTELKGGVSYDVAKNFTLMLAGGRYSTADYRDLSDGPLNVEKRLWQQLTFTHLAARLKMEHRYRVEQRWFNFRDDVVPAGSFRYRNRLRYRFNAFLPLNHPTVADKTAFLSVYDEVFFNPRGPFFERNRVYAGMGYQFDQHWTIQAGWVNQANYTAASYRQNIFTPQTTATKNNVVLSVMYRISRGNAAGPTPEHIPSQPD
- a CDS encoding putative sulfate/molybdate transporter, yielding MPLTATPSARPRIRFDRNELAGAFGDLGTDLPLLIGIIAASGMDSAGVLIMFGLMQIFSGLWYGMPMPVQPLKAFAALVIAQKIPGRIIFGGGLAIGVGMLLLSVTGLIDALARLVPKPVIRGIQFGLALQLATLALKEYVPADGVAGFALAAAAFLVTVVLLGNRRWPAALVVLALGVSYGLLFKLDFATAQRAIALHLPTWHVPQWADITTGAVLLALPQIPLSLGNSVLATRQVVEDYFPERPLTVRQISFTYALMNLVNPFLGGFPVCHGSGGMVGHYTFGGRTGGSVVLYGGLFLVLGLGFSQGFQQIVQIFPLPVLGVLLLFEALTLATLLRDISESRTGLLLALLVGLLCSGLPYGYLVGLLVGTALYYAMQRGWVGLGK
- the moeB gene encoding molybdopterin-synthase adenylyltransferase MoeB; amino-acid sequence: MLTSEERQIYRRHLQLPEIGEAGQEKMKAARVLVVGAGGLGCPILQYLAAAGVGTLGIVDADKVDRSNLQRQILYGPADLGQPKAATAAQALRRLNPLVNIEVHNCRATLGNVRELVSRYDLVIDGSDNFPTRYLLNDACVSYNKPLISGAIYKFEGQVSVFNYQGGPTYRCLFPQPPSATEAPNCDATGVLGVLPGLMGTAQATEALKVILGIGEVLSGRLWLFDALTFQTRTLKFTRRPEQAALTLDTANTADYADLCGAGVTSISVTELHERLTSTHPPFLLDVREPHEYAVGHLPGATLLPLSSLEKGVATLPKQHPVVVYCRSGARSAQAVERLQTNFGLTNLLNLEGGMLAWESEVKNEVLG